A section of the Pseudomonas flavescens genome encodes:
- a CDS encoding MFS transporter: MTTTHAATPTHVKESGTWKPVQLSSRDVTYSTWIAFFAWVFAVYDFILFGTLLPVMGGHFNWSEAEQAKIATWVALGGAIVAFGIGPLVDRIGRRGGIMVTIGGTAICSALTAVCAGMGKVPLILVRSVAGLGYAEEAVNATYLTEVYAASTDPKLIKRRGFIYSLVQSGWPVGALIAAGLTALLLPHIGWQGCFVFAAIPAFVIAVLAYKLKESPQFQVHQRISQLRKAGQDADARALAREYDVDYEEHAKAGVAAAFRGAALRPTLVLSLAILLNWSAIQVFSVLGTSVIVSVHKLSFENSLVILVLSNLVGFIGYLFHGWLGDRFGRRNTVALGWMCGGVAFFAMVQAPSDLATVIALYSLGLFFLTGPYSAMLFFMGESFPTSIRATGGAIVHAMGPIGAILAGLGITGVLTSGGEWHSAALWFGALPCFLSGVVMLAARHVEPNSVK; encoded by the coding sequence ATGACAACAACGCATGCCGCAACACCGACCCACGTCAAAGAATCCGGCACCTGGAAACCGGTGCAGCTCTCGTCCAGAGATGTCACCTATTCGACCTGGATCGCTTTCTTCGCCTGGGTTTTCGCAGTCTATGACTTCATCCTGTTCGGCACGTTGTTGCCGGTCATGGGCGGGCACTTCAACTGGAGCGAGGCCGAGCAGGCCAAGATAGCCACCTGGGTCGCTCTGGGCGGCGCCATCGTCGCTTTCGGCATCGGCCCGCTGGTCGACCGCATCGGTCGCCGTGGCGGCATCATGGTCACGATTGGCGGAACGGCGATTTGCTCGGCGCTGACCGCCGTCTGCGCCGGCATGGGCAAGGTGCCGTTGATTCTGGTGCGCTCGGTGGCGGGCCTGGGTTATGCCGAGGAAGCCGTCAACGCCACTTACCTGACCGAAGTGTATGCCGCGTCCACTGATCCGAAGCTGATCAAGCGCCGTGGTTTCATCTACAGCCTGGTGCAAAGCGGCTGGCCGGTCGGTGCGCTGATCGCTGCCGGACTCACCGCCCTGCTGCTGCCGCATATCGGCTGGCAGGGTTGTTTCGTGTTTGCCGCGATACCGGCATTCGTCATTGCCGTGCTGGCTTACAAGCTCAAGGAGAGCCCGCAGTTTCAGGTGCATCAGCGTATTTCCCAGCTTCGCAAGGCTGGCCAGGATGCCGATGCCCGTGCTCTGGCCCGTGAATATGACGTGGACTACGAGGAGCATGCCAAGGCTGGGGTGGCGGCTGCGTTTCGCGGTGCCGCGCTGCGCCCGACCCTGGTGCTGAGCCTGGCGATCCTGCTCAACTGGTCGGCGATTCAGGTGTTCAGCGTGCTGGGTACCTCGGTGATCGTCAGCGTGCACAAACTGTCGTTCGAGAACTCGCTGGTGATCCTGGTGCTGTCCAATCTGGTCGGCTTCATCGGCTATCTGTTTCACGGCTGGCTGGGTGATCGCTTCGGTCGCCGCAACACCGTGGCGCTGGGCTGGATGTGCGGTGGTGTCGCCTTCTTCGCCATGGTTCAGGCGCCCAGCGACCTGGCGACCGTCATCGCGTTGTACAGCCTCGGCCTGTTCTTCCTGACCGGTCCGTACTCGGCCATGCTGTTCTTCATGGGTGAGAGCTTCCCCACCAGCATTCGCGCGACCGGCGGCGCCATCGTTCATGCCATGGGCCCGATTGGCGCGATCCTCGCCGGCCTCGGCATTACCGGGGTACTGACCAGCGGCGGTGAATGGCACAGCGCGGCTCTGTGGTTCGGTGCCCTGCCGTGTTTCCTGTCCGGTGTGGTGATGCTGGCCGCGCGTCACGTCGAACCGAACAGCGTCAAATGA
- a CDS encoding GntR family transcriptional regulator, whose amino-acid sequence MPAASAPQEESLAVSRYEMIRDTLRASITQGRAAPGLVLVEAPLAQLFGTSRVPVRQALNLLHDEGLICRFEGRGYLVNPHDAAVEPLRTPLTRQLLGLETEDELIDVRPLGERAYEDLAASVGTFMVFGHYRLDEQLAAEHLNVSRSVVREALMRLRDRGLVEKEPYSQWLAGPLTAQSVIDDYELRGLLEPQALRQSAPGLSQDALHGMLERIERARQASNGAERATIERIEHDLHVECLAGLRNQKMASLIRQCQSQMNIGRILHGALRRSLDEAMLDEHHQVIEALLAKDIDRAANALRHHLSCARERTLQRLKVLSVLPEPALPSYLIRLS is encoded by the coding sequence ATGCCCGCAGCAAGCGCCCCTCAGGAAGAATCCCTTGCGGTCTCGCGCTACGAAATGATCCGCGACACCCTGCGCGCCTCCATCACTCAGGGACGTGCAGCCCCTGGCCTGGTGCTGGTCGAAGCCCCGCTGGCGCAGCTGTTCGGCACCAGCCGCGTACCGGTACGGCAGGCGCTTAACCTGCTGCATGACGAAGGCCTGATCTGCCGTTTCGAAGGCCGCGGCTATCTGGTCAACCCGCACGACGCAGCCGTCGAACCACTGCGCACACCGCTGACACGCCAGCTATTGGGCCTGGAAACGGAAGATGAACTGATCGACGTACGACCATTGGGTGAACGTGCTTATGAAGACCTCGCCGCCAGCGTTGGCACCTTCATGGTCTTCGGTCACTACCGGCTGGACGAGCAACTGGCGGCCGAGCACCTGAACGTCAGTCGCAGCGTGGTCCGCGAAGCGCTGATGCGCCTGCGCGACCGTGGCCTGGTGGAAAAGGAACCCTACTCGCAATGGCTGGCCGGCCCGCTCACGGCGCAATCGGTGATCGACGACTACGAACTGCGCGGCCTGCTCGAACCGCAGGCGCTGAGGCAGAGCGCTCCAGGTCTGAGCCAAGATGCACTGCACGGCATGCTCGAGCGCATCGAGCGCGCCCGCCAGGCCAGCAACGGCGCCGAGCGCGCCACCATCGAACGCATCGAACACGACCTGCACGTCGAGTGCCTGGCCGGCCTGCGCAATCAAAAGATGGCTTCGCTGATACGCCAATGCCAGAGCCAGATGAACATCGGCCGCATCCTCCACGGCGCCTTGCGCAGAAGCCTGGACGAAGCGATGCTCGACGAACACCATCAGGTGATCGAGGCGCTGCTGGCCAAGGATATCGACCGCGCCGCCAACGCCCTGCGCCATCACCTGAGCTGCGCCCGCGAGCGCACCCTGCAACGCCTCAAGGTGCTGTCGGTATTACCGGAGCCGGCACTACCGAGTTATCTGATCCGCTTGAGCTGA
- a CDS encoding polysaccharide deacetylase family protein: MAKEIFVSIGVDVDAVAGWLGSYGGEDSPDDISRGLFAGEVGAPRLLKLFEKYGLRTTWFIPGHSVETFPEQMKAVADAGHEIGIHGYSHENPIAMTAEQEEIVLDKSIELITALAGKRPTGYVAPWWEFSNVTNELLLKKGIKYDHSLMHNDFHPYYVRVGDRWTKIDYSQHPDTWMKPLVRGEETSLVEIPANWYLDDLPPMMFIKKAPNSHGFVNPRHLEEMWRDQFDWVYREHDYAVFPITIHPDVSGRPQVLLMLERLIEHIKGHEGVHFVTMDEIADDFLRRQPHKR; the protein is encoded by the coding sequence ATGGCAAAAGAAATATTCGTCTCCATCGGCGTTGACGTGGATGCGGTCGCCGGCTGGCTCGGCTCCTACGGCGGTGAGGATTCCCCGGACGACATCTCCCGTGGCTTGTTCGCAGGTGAAGTGGGGGCACCGCGCCTGCTCAAACTGTTCGAGAAGTACGGTTTGCGTACCACCTGGTTCATTCCCGGTCATTCGGTCGAAACCTTTCCCGAGCAGATGAAGGCGGTGGCCGATGCAGGCCATGAGATCGGCATCCACGGTTACAGCCACGAAAATCCGATCGCCATGACGGCGGAGCAGGAGGAGATCGTTCTCGACAAGTCCATCGAGCTGATCACGGCACTGGCCGGCAAGCGTCCTACCGGGTACGTCGCGCCCTGGTGGGAATTCAGCAACGTGACCAACGAGCTGCTGCTCAAGAAAGGCATCAAGTACGACCATAGCCTGATGCACAACGACTTCCATCCCTACTACGTGAGGGTTGGCGATCGCTGGACCAAGATCGACTACAGCCAGCATCCGGATACCTGGATGAAGCCGCTGGTGCGTGGTGAGGAAACCAGCCTGGTGGAGATTCCGGCCAACTGGTACCTCGATGACCTGCCGCCAATGATGTTCATCAAGAAGGCGCCGAACAGCCATGGCTTCGTCAACCCGCGTCATCTCGAGGAGATGTGGCGCGACCAGTTCGACTGGGTCTACCGCGAGCACGACTACGCGGTGTTCCCGATCACCATCCACCCCGACGTGTCCGGTCGTCCGCAGGTGCTGTTGATGCTCGAGCGCCTTATCGAGCACATCAAAGGCCATGAAGGTGTGCACTTCGTGACCATGGACGAAATCGCCGATGACTTCCTGCGTCGCCAGCCGCACAAGCGCTGA
- a CDS encoding amidase, translated as MPGPSRALELAQAYAAGSTDPVEVLEAALAKAAELPAAFISLSAERGRREALASRSRWRAGQALSVLDGVPFAWKDLFDVAGSVTTAGSATRRELAPATADAALVGALTRAGLVNLGKTNLSEFAYSGLGLNPHFGTPINPFSGHEPRVPGGSSSGSAVAVAAGVVPLAMGTDTAGSIRVPAAFNGLVGYRSSRRRYAFDGVFPLARSLDALGPLARTVEDVVAVDSLLRGGPVSRRSTACSLFGVRVYVDPAWVDDSRVQPAVRQNLERALERLACAGAVVERKPIKAMREALAMIERGDWVGSAEAFALHESLLDSADAKRLDPRVRKRLEGARSIPASHQIRLYQQGESLRRQLVDELDGAFVITPTVAHVAPLLVPLEADEALFVATNLATLRLTMPGSLLDMPAVALPSGVDEHGLPTSLLLAAPSAADDLLLRAALAVEAALLP; from the coding sequence ATGCCCGGTCCATCCCGCGCTCTCGAACTCGCCCAGGCTTATGCTGCGGGCTCGACCGACCCCGTCGAGGTGCTCGAGGCCGCGTTGGCGAAAGCTGCCGAGCTGCCGGCGGCATTCATCTCGCTGAGCGCCGAGCGTGGCCGTCGCGAAGCGCTGGCGTCACGGTCACGCTGGCGGGCCGGGCAAGCGCTGTCGGTGTTGGACGGTGTGCCCTTCGCCTGGAAGGATTTGTTCGATGTGGCCGGCAGCGTGACCACCGCCGGCTCGGCGACCCGCCGCGAGCTGGCGCCAGCCACCGCTGACGCTGCCCTGGTTGGCGCGCTCACCAGGGCTGGCCTGGTCAATCTGGGCAAGACCAACCTCAGTGAGTTCGCTTATTCCGGGCTCGGCCTCAATCCGCATTTCGGTACGCCGATCAACCCATTCAGCGGGCACGAGCCCCGTGTTCCCGGTGGCTCGTCGAGTGGTTCTGCGGTTGCCGTGGCCGCGGGTGTGGTGCCGCTGGCGATGGGCACCGACACGGCAGGGTCGATTCGTGTCCCGGCGGCTTTCAACGGCTTGGTCGGTTACCGCAGCAGCCGACGCCGTTACGCCTTCGACGGTGTATTTCCCCTGGCTCGCTCTCTGGATGCCCTTGGCCCACTGGCGCGCACTGTCGAGGACGTCGTGGCAGTGGACAGCCTGCTGCGTGGTGGCCCGGTGTCGCGTCGCTCAACCGCGTGTTCATTGTTTGGCGTGCGTGTGTACGTCGACCCGGCCTGGGTCGACGATTCGCGCGTACAGCCAGCGGTCAGGCAGAACCTGGAGCGCGCGCTGGAGCGCTTGGCCTGCGCCGGTGCCGTGGTCGAACGCAAACCCATCAAGGCCATGCGCGAGGCGCTGGCGATGATCGAGCGCGGCGACTGGGTCGGTTCCGCAGAGGCCTTTGCCCTGCACGAGAGCCTGCTCGACAGCGCCGACGCCAAGCGTCTCGACCCGCGCGTGCGCAAGCGGCTCGAAGGGGCGCGCTCGATCCCGGCCAGCCACCAGATACGCCTTTACCAACAGGGTGAAAGCCTGCGCAGGCAACTCGTCGATGAGCTGGATGGAGCCTTCGTGATCACGCCGACCGTCGCTCATGTGGCCCCGCTGCTGGTGCCTCTGGAAGCCGACGAGGCGTTGTTCGTTGCCACCAACCTGGCCACTCTGCGCCTGACCATGCCCGGCAGCCTGCTCGACATGCCCGCGGTTGCCTTGCCTAGCGGTGTCGATGAGCACGGCTTGCCCACCAGCCTGCTGCTTGCAGCGCCCAGCGCCGCGGACGACCTGTTGCTGCGTGCGGCGCTGGCTGTCGAGGCTGCCTTGCTGCCCTGA
- a CDS encoding GNAT family N-acetyltransferase: MSEQVENITYYLEMHSPEQVRAKPMPDDLQVVECRIKQFQLNRFLYQLVGGPWEWTDKLSWSDAQWRELVETDTHRTWVAYHQGAIAGYYELQRDADGSVEILYFGLAEAFFGQGFGGPLLTHALQSAWAWPGTRRVWVHTCTFDHPSALANYQARGLQLYRQEVEG; the protein is encoded by the coding sequence ATGAGCGAGCAGGTCGAAAACATCACCTATTACCTGGAGATGCACAGCCCCGAACAGGTGCGCGCCAAGCCCATGCCTGACGACCTGCAGGTGGTCGAGTGCCGCATCAAGCAGTTCCAGCTCAACCGCTTTCTCTACCAGTTGGTGGGCGGGCCCTGGGAGTGGACGGACAAGCTGTCCTGGTCGGATGCGCAGTGGCGCGAGCTGGTCGAGACTGACACTCATCGTACTTGGGTGGCCTACCACCAAGGCGCTATCGCCGGTTACTACGAGTTGCAGCGTGACGCCGACGGCTCGGTGGAGATTCTCTATTTCGGTCTCGCCGAAGCGTTTTTCGGTCAGGGTTTCGGCGGCCCGCTGCTGACCCACGCGCTGCAATCCGCCTGGGCCTGGCCCGGTACCCGGCGAGTCTGGGTGCACACCTGCACCTTCGATCACCCCAGCGCCCTGGCCAACTATCAGGCCCGTGGGTTGCAGCTGTATCGCCAGGAAGTCGAAGGCTGA